ccggaaaaacttctccaaattggccaagcttctccaaaccggcaaaacttctccaaactggacaaGCTTTtccaaaccggcaaaacttctccaaactggacaagctcctccaaactggccaagcttctccaaaccggaaaaacttctccaaactggccaagcgcgtgtctgtatgtctgtgctCCATgctgctaaatgacatatattatAGTGTGCAATGTGCCGTGGTGAACAGTGTATGTCCGGCCACATCCATGTGGTATGAGTCATGAATGAGTCACGGTAGTCATGGTGCGTGCCTTTTGTTGGTAAACAGGCCAGGGAATATTTGTGCAGGGACCGAGACTGtcagcttcctctctctctctatctctctcgctctctctctttctctcactgtgtAAAACTACaactgggggagagggaggaagggtagCCAGAGAGGGAGGCGAAAGGAGAGGAGTGTCCCTttaagggggacagagaggggatagggaggaagggaggggattGGGGAAGAGATGAAGAAAGATCTAGGAAGCGAAGgagttagagatggagagagagacggagggagggaaggaggtagagagagggggcgaggctGCCGTCGAGTCTCAAACAGAGAGATGATTTTCTTCACACTGCCGAACATGTCACCAGACAGCCAAAAGCAAACAATAGATTATCTAAACCACATCAAAGGCGCTTCCATCCACCTCCATTCACTACAGCCTTCTGTGCAAAAGCCGGTTACTACCTGTAGTTggtagagagtcagagagggttgAAACTTAGAGGCACATCCAACTTCCATGAACAACTACAGAACAGGGGTAGTTGAACAGATCACCATGTGGTTGTATTGAGGTCAATGGGAGACAGGAAGATTAGATCCATGTGTGTGCTGTCACAAGCGTGATCTGGGATTCCTATTGGAGAAATAGATTTTGGGTATCCTCCAATCTTTGGTGGATCAATCCCACAGAACCAGCCAGTCGCGCCCAGCCTGCCGAGAAGATCTACGATTAAAATGGCCTTTGTCTGTGGATTAGGATTagcctatttttttatttgactaggcaagtcagttaagaacaaatccttattttcaatgacagcctaggaacagtgggttaactgcctgttcaggggcagaacaacagatttgtaccttgtcagctcggggatttgaacttgcaaccttccggttactagtccaacgctctaaccactaggctaccctgccccagGCGGATTACTTCCTTATTCCATCCAGCAGCCAGGTGTCTGATTGGCTAATCTATTTATTTCCGGTTTATGCAGGGCGACTTTATACAGTAACAGTTGACTTCCTGTATTCTTACTGGCTCTGGAGTAGATAACAATATTGTGACGTAATTAAGTAGTCAAATATAGGCTATGCCTCATTACCCCTAATTTCATTGTGTGGTTTTGGGTTACGTTGATATAATCAACATATTGTATTATTTCACCAAGTGTCTGAAAACAAAGGTTCATGTTTGATTCATGTTGCTTGCTGTATCCTATTTAGGACATACACAGGCaatcacacatgcacaaacacacacacacacacacacacacacacacacacacacacacacacacacacacacacacacacacacacacacacacacacacacacacacacacacacacacacacacacacacacacacacacacacacacacacacacacacacacacacacacacacacctgcacaaaTGATAAGTCAGCTTTCTTCCAAACATATTAAAATAGTTTATTTCATTTTTCACTTTAAACAAACCAAAGAGCTTCCTCTCCATCTCATGAGATAGTAGCCTATATGTCTGTATGTGTACAGGTCAGTGTCTGTGTccttcacctgtctgtctgtgtgtggtgtgtataatCAACCCAACCCttttctgtgtatgtgtgtaaaccTGCATCTCTGTCCCTCTGAACCTGCATTAAGGATCTTGCTAATCTTATCATTAATTCACTCATGGAGCAAGAGCTGCTGTTCTGTGGAGAGTGGGCAGGGGGAGCCGTTTCACTTCTTGGTGAAGAAGTCATTGCACATCATGGTCAGGCAGGCCACCAGTGTGACATACTCCTGGAAGTCCACACTGCCATCTGAGTTAGCGTCCAGATCTTTGAAGATCTTGTCAACCTTTGCCTGGTCAGTGTTTTTCTGTTataatgatcagagagagagagagaggtaatgggtGAGACTTTGATTTCAGAAGTTAAAACTAGAATCCACACAGTTGTTATTTGTTTATAAAGGTGAGAGATTAAGTTATTCTATTGATGAGGCGGGTCATGTGTTTGTGATGTTCCAAGCAATTCAATATTACAATAGTGTCTGTCTTTAGCAGTATTGTATTTGGTCGTGGTGCTAATAAAGCATGATTGAACTGAACAGTTCCTAGGATCCACTCACCCCCATGATCTCTCCAAGCTCAGCGTTGAGCAGATCTTTGAGTTCTCCCTTGCTCAGGGTCGTCTTGTCGCCCTCCTTGCCAGAGTACTTGTGGAAGGCTGAGATGAGCAATGCCATAGCCTGCTGGACCTGTGACATGGTGActgactacaacacacacacagagagagagagagagagagagagagagagagagagagagagagagagagagagagagagagagagagagagagagagagagagagagaggatggaggtaCAAGTATAGGTTATTCATTTGTGGTATTATCAATGTTTTATTATGATAGCAGGATGCTAGTGGACATGACGTCCACGCACAGAGAGAGGAATGTTTGCTTACTCTGTATTCACCGTATAATACATTGAATATTATCAACATTATATGAAATATTTGATTAATGTATTTGACTTTTTGAAATGTGAAAACCCAGAAAATAAGTTAAAGGGATAAATGTCTTATTGTTGACTGAATAATCCAATTCAAATCTATTTTTATCTTACATCCGGGTCACCATTCCATACATGTCTGGGAAATAAAGTCATGTTGGCACTGGTTTAAACCACTGGTTTAATCATGTTTAAACATAAGGTTCAGGTTGAATAGAGGGTTTAAAGAATATTAACGGTTGCTGCACATGCAGCAAAGACTTGactgcacacacaccacaccccactaCTGCAAACAAGTTCTACATCTCTACCAcaaagggagaaagaggaagagagggggaggagagatggagagcaaCGCAACAGAGGCaattagagaggggagagatggagagaggtaagagagagatgggatgtggagtggagaaaggaagagaagggggggcTGAGTTGTTTAAACACAAACAGACATGGCTCTAGCCAACACCCTTGCATGTCTCCCTCATTAACTCTGGGGGATTTtaaggagagaaagatagaaaatatatataaagagaaagatagagagagagggacagacacatagacaaaaagacagatgggaggacatTGGTGGACAGGCTGAAAGCCGTGTTGGTTATTTCAGGCAAACGATAACATAGAAATCCCAGCacctcccccacccctcacctgtctccaccctCTTTCTATCTCGTTAGGTTAAGGTgtgtctcttcactctgtcccttCACATATCTCACCACTATATAGGGAGGtggctctctattctctcttgcTCTGCCTACCCATAGTCTAGTTCTTGAGTTTAAGGAAGCGTCTGTAAAGTAAATCCCTCATTTAGCTGACCCTCCTCTCCAGTGTGAATGGCAGTAAGTGCGGTCAAAGAAGGACGTTGAAGCAACCACACAGTACGAACATGGTAAGCACAACATTATAGTTGTAAGGAACAACCCCAGTCACTGTGGTGGACTCCACTGATCTCTCTCTGAGTCACTGTCAGCTGCCCCAGGACCAGCAGGCATCCAACCAGACACACCTTCTTACCACCCCTCTGACTTCCCATCTGATAACTAGAAACACACTCTACTCACAGAATGGtcagagtgaggggagagagagtttaTGGAGTTTAAGgacagagtgaaagaaagagagagtgagagagagagagggggtgtggagGATAGAAAGAGGTTGTGTTCTGattgagggaggaagagagagagtggaggaggaggaagagaagagggattaTTTCATCTAAACTGCGTAGTGCTCTGAGTAGCACCACACATGTTTGAATGGAAAGGCAGACAGAGTTACGCCTCCGCAGAGCTTGGCTCAAGAGCACAAACAGTGTGGACAGGCGCTTACTAACGGTTGCAAAGCACACCCTGAAGTCATTCATACTTTTTCAGTCAAGTATAAAACATTAAACTACACACAATTGCAAATAAATGTTGTAAACCCCCATTGAGAATGTATAATCTGGCACATCTAAcatatcacagacacacacagctaaaaCAAACTGAAGCATTTCATCAGCGAGGCACTCAGGTACATGTTTTACTAGGTTTAGTTTTCACTCACCGAAGTTGTGCGAGGAGTTGGacagtcagagaaagagagagagaggggagtgaggaaGTGAGGGATGGGCTGTTGGTTTTAAACATTGATTACacaccccactctccctcccctttcctctccttgtCCCTCTTTATCTGATGGAAATGGAAACTGCAATGTTCTGTTCTCTTCTTCATGTGAACTAGTTACTGAacaaattatattttattatattatattttctAAAGTTAATGATTACTTCACATGACTGTATCACCATAGTAACCTAACAACAACAGAAAACATACAGAAAGGAGAAATCCCTGCATATGTCTAATGTCTTTGAATGAGAGTGAATACCTCTTATTCTAACTGTAGTTATTCATCAAACTACTTTTCAGTTAAGAAGAATGTAGTAACACTGCAGCGTTTTCCAAATTGGCCAATCTTCTCCAAAGCgaaaaaacttctccaaactggccaaggatctccaaactggccaagcttctccaaaccggaaaaactgcTCCAacctggccaagcttctccaaactggccaagcttctccaaaccggaaaaacttctccaaactggccaagcttctccaaaccggaaaaactgcTCCAccctggccaagcttctccaaactggccaagcttctccaaaccggaaaaacttctccaaactggccaagcttctccacacaca
The sequence above is a segment of the Oncorhynchus keta strain PuntledgeMale-10-30-2019 unplaced genomic scaffold, Oket_V2 Un_contig_17895_pilon_pilon, whole genome shotgun sequence genome. Coding sequences within it:
- the LOC127919934 gene encoding ictacalcin-like; this translates as MSQVQQAMALLISAFHKYSGKEGDKTTLSKGELKDLLNAELGEIMGKNTDQAKVDKIFKDLDANSDGSVDFQEYVTLVACLTMMCNDFFTKK